The DNA region ACTCGGCTATTTCCTTCAATACGATGCCAAGTTGAGTGTTTTAAATAATCTCATGCTCAGAGCCTATCACTCTGAACATGAAAATGAAATCGAATTTTTACCAACTGCTTTAGTCACCGGAGAAGAAAATGCAAAGCGTAAATTGAATCAGATAGAGGGCCGGTTTACAGGGGCATTTCTCGATAAACATATTCTTATTGTGGGCTCTGAGTTCAGAGAAGAAAGCAGGGAAGATGAAACCGGTCGTGATGATGACCTGGATAATTTCAGTTTTTATCTGCAGGATGAATATCAGGTTTTTGATCCTTTATATCTTGTTTTGGGCGTGCGATTTGATGAGCATTCTGAATTTGGTTCCAAATGGACGCCCCGGGCCTCGATGATCTATAGCTTTTTTAATAATCTCAGGTTAAAAGCCTCCTACGGTTGTGGCTTTCGCGCGCCGAGCATATCCGAACTTTTTGTTACTTCATATAGAAAAAGAGGAAAGTGGATATATGAACCTAATCCTGATTTAGACCCTGAGGAATCAGAGAGCTACGAGGTTGGCATCGAGGGCGAATACAAGAAATTTTGGGGAAGAATTACAGGTTTTAGAAACGAAATAGAAGACCTTATTGAAGCCGTCTATTATAAATCAACTGGTACGGGAAAGAAAAAGAAAGACTATTACAGGTACCAAAATATTGCTGAGGCTACTATGGAAGGTGTGGAACTGGAAAGTGGTTTGAACCTGCCTTTAAACTTTTCCATCTCAGGAAATTTGACCTACCTTGAAACGGAAGACAAGAAAACAGGCAGAGATCTGGAAGGACAGCCGGACTATAAGGGGTATCTGAAATTAGGTTACCATCATTCTGAATTTGGACTGCGGGCTAATATTAGGATGGCTTATATCGGAGAGCGATACTATGAGAGCGGGATACAGGATGCCTACTCTCTTTATCATTGCTATCTTTCCAAGGAATTATTCCAACGTTTTACCCTGTTTGC from Caldisericota bacterium includes:
- a CDS encoding TonB-dependent receptor codes for the protein MGAQTVAEALEVATGLMVIGETGRIKAPSIRGTGNKHTLVLIDGRRFSMGYKDFLDINQISVDMIKRIEVVRGPTSALYGSDAIGGVVNIITKKPPRDLAAGATYQYGISKYSEGEEHIGRAYVGDSLGRFGFLLAGGCRNKDGWDRDEVLPDDGDHEELGSVDGRFSFNLNDNHSLLAGFEYRDMDREGMRFYSNLDRERSAEDKRLGYFLQYDAKLSVLNNLMLRAYHSEHENEIEFLPTALVTGEENAKRKLNQIEGRFTGAFLDKHILIVGSEFREESREDETGRDDDLDNFSFYLQDEYQVFDPLYLVLGVRFDEHSEFGSKWTPRASMIYSFFNNLRLKASYGCGFRAPSISELFVTSYRKRGKWIYEPNPDLDPEESESYEVGIEGEYKKFWGRITGFRNEIEDLIEAVYYKSTGTGKKKKDYYRYQNIAEATMEGVELESGLNLPLNFSISGNLTYLETEDKKTGRDLEGQPDYKGYLKLGYHHSEFGLRANIRMAYIGERYYESGIQDAYSLYHCYLSKELFQRFTLFAGVNNIFNKMDNDVYIEPTFYYAGVTISY